A region from the Triticum urartu cultivar G1812 chromosome 1, Tu2.1, whole genome shotgun sequence genome encodes:
- the LOC125520464 gene encoding aldo-keto reductase family 4 member C10-like produces the protein MAESFVLNTGARIPSVGLGTATGKAEPGVVRDAVYAAVKAGYRHIDCAPAYRNEKEIGLSLKKLFDEGVVKREHLFITSKLWSGNQAPEDVPEGIDTTLEDLQLDYLDLFLIHAPLRSKKGATPAPENFLPVDIPATWGAMEKLYASGKARAIGVSNFSCKRMEDLLAIASVPPAVNQVECHPGWQQMKLRELCQSKGVHLSAYSPLGKHGSPGSMGPSFLSNPIVISVAEKLNKTPAQVALRWGLQMGQSVLPKSTNETRIKENLSIFDWSIPEDLMANFSEIQQVKVLRAEFVVHPQGIFKTVEDFWDGEI, from the exons ATGGCTGAATCCTTTGTGCTCAACACCGGTGCAAGGATCCCATCAGTTGGCCTCGGCACGGCGACGGGGAAGGCCGAACCCGGCGTCGTACGGGACGCCGTCTACGCCGCCGTCAAG GCTGGATATCGGCATATCGACTGTGCTCCAGCGTACCGCAATGAGAAGGAG ATTGGTCTCAGTCTCAAGAAATTATTTGATGAAGGCGTGGTTAAGCGTGAACATCTATTTATCACTTCTAAGTTGTG GTCTGGTAACCAAGCCCCAGAAGATGTGCCGGAGGGCATTGACACCACTCTTGAAGATTTGCAGCTGGACTACTTAGACCTTTTCCTT ATCCATGCTCCACTTCGTTCGAAGAAAGGTGCCACCCCAGCCCCTGAAAACTTTCTTCCTGTTGACATTCCTGCTACTTGGGGAGCAATGGAGAAGTTATATGCCTCTGGCAAGGCCCGTGCGATCGGTGTGAGTAACTTTTCTTGTAAGAGGATGGAGGATTTGCTTGCCATTGCAAGTGTACCTCCAGCAGTCAACCAGGTTGAGTGCCATCCAGGTTGGCAGCAAATGAAACTCAGGGAACTTTGCCAGTCAAAGGGTGTTCATCTTTCT GCATATTCACCCTTAGGAAAACATGGATCACCTGGATCCATGGGTCCAAGCTTTCTTAGCAATCCCATTGTCATCTCTGTTGCGGAGAAGTTAAACAAAACTCCTGCGCAGGTTGCCCTACGCTGGGGTCTTCAAATGGGCCAGAGTGTACTCCCGAAAAGCACCAATGAAACAAGAATAAAGGAGAACTTAAGCATATTTGACTGGTCTATCCCTGAAGATTTGATGgcgaatttctctgaaattcagcAG GTTAAGGTGCTAAGAGCTGAATTTGTGGTTCACCCCCAAGGTATTTTCAAAACCGTGGAGGATTTTTGGGATGGTGAAATCTGA